One window of Sphingomonas sp. KC8 genomic DNA carries:
- a CDS encoding alpha/beta hydrolase domain-containing protein, translating to MLERGISHLAAACLAATGLISMPSLLEARSVNGPIEGRITLGQGTFAHAPANYVVGEFFLDGTANAYSLGGDITADGKWQAETSGHAAYKTRMVVARPSDAAKFNGTVVVEWLNVSSGTDGAPDWSYLHRELVREGYAYVGVSSQKVGLEGGKMAMPGVLPVKQADPERYGSLAHPGDAYSYDIFSQAGLAIRDGKSGLLGSLKPDRILAMGESQSAAFLTTYVNAIDPQERVFDGFLIHSRFRGAAPIDGDFLSSMQARESSVAAKSVQIREDVRVPVLMFITETDLMAPVVGFLPARQGDSARIRTWEVAGTAHADTYTIVGSAIDSGSATSAQLARAFTPTAEMMGLSLGKPMNAAPQHHYVMEAALSALNSWVASGKAPPSAPTLSVAEGTLPTLVVDRFGNSVGGIRSPWMDVPTATFSGLGQSGPGFAMLFGTTFAFDESQLAELYPDGKRDYLAKFEASLRSAIEAGFILPADEIEIRNLAAAMYPGE from the coding sequence ATGCTGGAAAGAGGCATTTCTCATCTGGCCGCGGCATGTCTCGCCGCAACAGGATTGATATCGATGCCCAGCTTGCTTGAAGCACGTTCGGTGAATGGTCCCATCGAGGGGCGGATCACACTCGGACAGGGGACTTTCGCTCACGCGCCCGCCAACTATGTCGTGGGTGAGTTTTTCCTCGATGGAACGGCAAACGCATACAGCCTGGGCGGCGACATAACGGCAGACGGCAAATGGCAGGCCGAGACTTCGGGCCACGCCGCTTACAAGACGCGTATGGTGGTCGCGCGTCCGAGCGACGCGGCAAAGTTCAACGGTACCGTCGTCGTTGAATGGCTGAATGTCAGCAGCGGAACCGACGGCGCGCCTGACTGGAGTTACCTGCACAGGGAACTGGTCCGTGAAGGCTATGCCTATGTAGGCGTATCTTCGCAAAAGGTTGGCCTCGAAGGAGGCAAGATGGCGATGCCGGGCGTCCTTCCGGTGAAGCAAGCCGACCCGGAGCGTTATGGCTCGCTCGCGCACCCTGGCGACGCATATTCCTATGACATCTTCAGCCAGGCGGGCCTGGCGATCCGCGATGGGAAATCCGGATTGCTCGGATCGCTGAAACCCGACCGCATCCTGGCGATGGGGGAATCCCAGTCTGCGGCTTTCCTCACGACCTATGTGAACGCGATCGATCCGCAGGAAAGGGTTTTCGACGGCTTCCTGATCCATTCGCGTTTCAGAGGAGCGGCGCCGATCGACGGCGACTTTCTTTCCAGCATGCAGGCGCGCGAAAGCAGTGTGGCTGCGAAGAGCGTGCAAATCCGGGAGGACGTTCGCGTACCCGTGCTAATGTTCATCACCGAAACCGACCTGATGGCGCCGGTGGTTGGCTTTCTCCCGGCTCGCCAGGGCGACAGCGCCCGGATCAGGACGTGGGAGGTCGCTGGGACCGCACATGCCGATACCTACACCATCGTCGGCAGTGCCATCGATTCCGGGTCGGCCACGAGCGCACAACTGGCAAGGGCGTTCACACCGACGGCGGAGATGATGGGGCTATCTCTCGGCAAACCGATGAACGCGGCGCCCCAACATCATTATGTGATGGAGGCAGCGCTTTCTGCACTCAACAGTTGGGTCGCTTCGGGCAAGGCGCCACCCAGCGCGCCGACGCTCAGTGTCGCGGAGGGAACCCTGCCAACGCTGGTCGTCGACAGGTTCGGCAACAGCGTCGGCGGAATCCGCTCACCCTGGATGGACGTGCCGACAGCTACCTTTTCGGGGCTCGGCCAAAGCGGGCCGGGCTTTGCCATGCTGTTCGGCACTACATTTGCTTTCGATGAGAGCCAGCTTGCTGAACTCTATCCAGACGGGAAGAGGGATTATCTCGCCAAGTTCGAAGCATCGCTTCGCTCGGCGATCGAGGCAGGCTTCATCCTGCCTGCCGATGAGATTGAGATCAGGAATCTTGCCGCCGCGATGTACCCGGGCGAATAA
- a CDS encoding dienelactone hydrolase family protein — MELENVEYRGPDDRRYVGFLVLPDKPNGAAVLIAHNAPGVSEFERGIAVRLAKKGYTAFCADYVGDGEVLTMEALGPRIQPYFEDPSRIRPVMETALGVLTAQNSVDRNRVAAIGYCFGGAAVLELGRSGADVSAIVGFHSSLPVNRPEDARNIRGKVLIQHGTADPLIAPDTRAAFEAQMDAAGVDWRMILYGGTQHGFTVPGSEKMGMAGVAYHLTSDERSWRAMLDLFNESIDLS, encoded by the coding sequence ATGGAACTGGAGAATGTTGAGTATCGCGGTCCGGACGACAGGCGCTATGTCGGCTTCCTGGTGCTGCCCGACAAGCCCAATGGCGCGGCAGTCCTCATCGCGCACAACGCACCCGGCGTCTCCGAGTTCGAGCGCGGTATCGCGGTGCGACTGGCCAAGAAGGGCTACACCGCCTTCTGTGCCGACTATGTCGGCGATGGCGAGGTCCTGACGATGGAGGCACTGGGACCCCGCATTCAGCCCTATTTCGAGGATCCGTCGCGTATCCGGCCGGTCATGGAAACGGCGCTCGGCGTGCTGACGGCGCAAAACAGTGTCGATCGCAATCGTGTTGCCGCCATCGGCTATTGCTTCGGTGGGGCGGCGGTCCTCGAACTCGGTCGTAGCGGTGCCGATGTCTCCGCGATCGTGGGCTTCCATTCCAGTCTTCCGGTCAATCGACCCGAGGACGCCAGGAATATCAGGGGCAAGGTGCTGATCCAGCATGGCACGGCCGATCCGCTCATTGCACCCGATACCAGAGCCGCTTTCGAAGCCCAGATGGACGCGGCCGGCGTCGACTGGCGGATGATCCTTTATGGCGGAACCCAGCATGGCTTCACGGTCCCCGGTTCGGAGAAAATGGGCATGGCGGGCGTCGCCTATCACCTGACTTCGGACGAGCGGTCGTGGCGCGCGATGCTCGATCTCTTCAACGAAAGCATCGATCTTTCCTGA
- a CDS encoding DUF5818 domain-containing protein: protein MSMIGSRIDEIGTLVRQDGGFALRRDIGGRYSLDLHRVPVDHIEKRVRVTGVVVADGLIDVDGVSTPE, encoded by the coding sequence ATGAGCATGATCGGTTCCCGGATCGATGAAATCGGTACGCTGGTTCGCCAAGACGGTGGCTTCGCGCTGCGTCGAGACATTGGTGGGCGCTACTCCCTCGATCTTCATCGCGTACCGGTCGACCATATCGAGAAGCGTGTTCGGGTGACGGGCGTGGTCGTAGCCGACGGGCTCATTGACGTGGACGGTGTCAGCACCCCCGAATAA
- a CDS encoding tyrosine-type recombinase/integrase produces the protein MLTDAKVRAAKARPKPYKLTDCYRLYLLVNPNGSKLWRWSYAFDGKQKSLALGIFPMVSLAAARCKRDEARELLEQGRDPVIVKQLTFATNLEVSRYTFERAACEWHENTKATWAKVHAADVIRSLERDVFPKIGKFPVVELNPPKILEVLQAIEARGAIETAKRVRQRISAVFCYAIAKGLASTDPAEKLGTVLKPIRKGKQPAITDLRRLRKMILDAEEDYARPITRLALRLLALTAVRPNELRGARWDEFEDLNGAKPLWRIPAARMKGDLDRKAEERGEHLVPMTPQGVAVLRALWPLTGDCELLFPGNRFPNRPMSENAIGYLLNRAGYHGHHVPHGFRAAFSTIMNEWVERHGKDHDRQVIDLMLAHIPKEKVEGAYNRAAYMPRRRELAMIWADMLSEGLPSPTVLIERPAKPIGEKPRRRMPLPVGADFQFPEPGRAA, from the coding sequence TTGCTGACCGATGCAAAAGTGCGTGCCGCCAAGGCGCGCCCGAAGCCCTACAAGCTCACCGATTGCTATCGCCTCTACCTCCTCGTCAATCCGAACGGATCCAAGCTCTGGCGCTGGAGCTACGCGTTCGACGGCAAGCAGAAATCTCTCGCTCTCGGGATCTTCCCTATGGTCAGCCTTGCCGCCGCGCGCTGCAAGCGCGACGAGGCTCGTGAGCTGCTCGAACAGGGCCGGGATCCCGTGATAGTCAAGCAACTGACGTTCGCGACCAATCTCGAGGTCAGCCGCTATACCTTCGAGCGGGCGGCGTGCGAATGGCATGAAAACACGAAGGCGACCTGGGCGAAGGTCCATGCCGCCGACGTCATCCGGAGCCTCGAGCGCGACGTGTTTCCAAAAATCGGGAAGTTCCCCGTGGTGGAGCTCAATCCACCCAAGATCCTCGAGGTGCTTCAGGCGATCGAGGCGCGCGGTGCCATCGAAACCGCCAAGCGCGTGCGGCAGAGGATTTCCGCGGTCTTTTGCTACGCCATCGCCAAGGGCCTGGCATCGACCGATCCCGCCGAGAAACTGGGTACCGTGCTCAAGCCGATCCGCAAGGGAAAGCAGCCGGCCATCACCGACCTCAGGCGTCTGCGGAAGATGATCCTCGATGCCGAAGAGGATTATGCCCGACCGATCACCCGGCTCGCCTTGCGGCTGCTTGCACTCACGGCTGTGAGGCCGAACGAATTGCGCGGTGCCCGCTGGGACGAATTCGAGGATCTCAATGGAGCAAAGCCGCTATGGCGCATTCCGGCGGCGCGCATGAAAGGCGATCTCGACCGTAAGGCGGAGGAGAGAGGCGAGCATCTTGTGCCGATGACGCCCCAAGGCGTCGCCGTGCTTCGCGCGCTCTGGCCGCTCACTGGGGATTGCGAGCTGCTGTTTCCTGGCAATCGCTTTCCCAACCGCCCGATGAGCGAGAATGCCATTGGCTATCTCCTCAATCGTGCCGGCTACCACGGCCACCATGTGCCGCATGGGTTCCGCGCAGCATTCTCGACGATCATGAATGAATGGGTCGAGCGCCACGGCAAGGACCATGACCGCCAGGTGATCGATCTAATGCTCGCCCATATTCCCAAGGAAAAGGTCGAGGGTGCCTACAACCGTGCCGCCTACATGCCGCGCAGGCGCGAGCTGGCAATGATCTGGGCGGACATGCTCTCAGAGGGCTTGCCGTCGCCGACGGTGCTCATCGAGCGACCGGCAAAGCCCATCGGGGAAAAACCCCGCCGCCGCATGCCGCTACCGGTGGGCGCGGATTTCCAGTTCCCGGAGCCTGGCAGAGCGGCATGA
- a CDS encoding ArsR/SmtB family transcription factor: MENDSAIAALGALAQGTRLDTFRLLIKHEPEGLAAGEIARQLDVPQNTMSAHLGILARAELVRSERHSRSIIYRANLDALQALMLFLVKDCCGGRAELCQPLADQLLACRAA; the protein is encoded by the coding sequence ATGGAAAACGATTCGGCCATAGCTGCGCTCGGCGCGCTAGCCCAAGGCACGCGCCTCGACACCTTCCGGCTGCTCATAAAGCATGAGCCGGAAGGCTTGGCGGCCGGCGAAATCGCCCGACAGCTTGATGTCCCCCAGAACACGATGTCGGCGCATCTGGGCATTCTTGCCCGAGCAGAACTGGTGCGCTCCGAGCGGCACAGTCGCTCGATCATCTACCGTGCCAATCTCGACGCCCTGCAGGCGTTGATGCTGTTCCTTGTGAAGGATTGCTGTGGTGGGCGCGCCGAGCTCTGCCAACCGCTTGCCGACCAACTCCTTGCCTGTCGAGCCGCCTGA
- a CDS encoding arsenate reductase ArsC, with protein sequence MTGRLLNVLFLCTGNSARSILAEAILNREGSGRFRAFSAGSQPKGEVHPFTIHLLEKLDHDASRLRSKGWEEFSGADAPPLDFVFTVCDNAANEVCPVWPGQPLTANWGVPDPAAIKGDETVQHAAFFDAYRMLFNRISLFTNLPFDALDKLSLQNRLNRIGTDQARAPINPQTEPSA encoded by the coding sequence ATGACTGGTCGACTTTTGAACGTCCTCTTCCTGTGCACCGGCAATTCCGCCCGCTCGATCTTGGCAGAGGCGATCCTGAACCGCGAAGGATCGGGCCGTTTTCGCGCATTCAGCGCGGGAAGCCAGCCCAAGGGCGAGGTCCATCCGTTCACCATCCATCTGCTCGAGAAGCTCGACCATGACGCGAGCCGGCTCCGCTCCAAGGGCTGGGAGGAGTTTTCCGGGGCCGACGCGCCACCCTTGGATTTCGTGTTCACCGTCTGCGACAACGCTGCGAACGAAGTCTGCCCGGTCTGGCCAGGCCAGCCGCTGACCGCGAACTGGGGCGTGCCCGATCCCGCCGCGATCAAGGGCGACGAAACCGTCCAACACGCGGCGTTCTTCGACGCCTATCGAATGCTGTTCAACCGCATCTCGCTGTTCACGAATCTGCCCTTCGACGCGCTCGACAAGCTGAGCCTGCAAAACCGCCTGAACAGAATTGGTACCGATCAGGCGCGCGCACCCATCAACCCGCAAACGGAGCCTTCCGCGTGA
- the arsC gene encoding arsenate reductase (glutaredoxin) (This arsenate reductase requires both glutathione and glutaredoxin to convert arsenate to arsenite, after which the efflux transporter formed by ArsA and ArsB can extrude the arsenite from the cell, providing resistance.), which yields MDIIIYHNPACGTSRNTLAMIRNAGIEPHVIEYLKTPPSREMLMSLIARMGGGPRSLLREKGTPYAELGLEDASLSDEALVDAMMAHPILINRPIVVSPLGVKLCRPSEEVLDLLPNAQQGAFTKEDGERVIDAAGHRVA from the coding sequence ATCGACATCATCATCTACCACAATCCCGCATGCGGCACCTCGCGCAACACCCTGGCGATGATCCGCAATGCGGGTATCGAGCCGCACGTCATCGAGTATCTGAAGACGCCGCCCTCGCGGGAGATGCTGATGTCGTTGATCGCGCGCATGGGCGGCGGGCCGCGGTCATTGCTGCGTGAGAAGGGCACGCCCTATGCCGAACTCGGTCTCGAGGACGCATCGCTCTCCGACGAGGCGCTGGTCGATGCGATGATGGCGCATCCAATCCTTATCAACCGACCGATTGTGGTGTCGCCGCTGGGCGTGAAGCTATGTCGACCGTCGGAGGAAGTTCTCGACCTTCTGCCGAACGCACAGCAGGGCGCGTTCACCAAGGAAGATGGCGAACGCGTGATCGACGCCGCCGGCCATCGCGTCGCTTAG
- the arsB gene encoding ACR3 family arsenite efflux transporter gives MATTAAAAPPAISTFERYLSVWVALCIVAGIALGYAFPGLFAVIAAAEVARVNLVVAVLIWLMIVPMLLKIDFGALGSVRQHWKGVGVTLFINWAVKPFSMTLLGTFFLGWLFAPLLPAGEISSYIAGLIILAAAPCTAMVFVWSNLCEGEPNYTLSQVALNDLIMVFAFAPIVGLLLGVASIAVPWETLLLSVVLYIVVPVIIAQIIRRSVLAHGGRPALERLLAALGPVSLIALLTTLVLLFGFQGEAIIARPLVIALIAVPILFQVYLNAGLAYWLSRRFGVAWCVAAPAALIGASNFFELAVAAAISLFGLNSGAALATVVGVLVEVPVMLSVVAIVKRTRPWYEHGAVA, from the coding sequence ATGGCTACCACCGCCGCGGCCGCGCCGCCTGCAATCAGCACTTTCGAACGCTATCTTTCGGTTTGGGTGGCGCTCTGCATCGTCGCCGGGATCGCGCTTGGCTATGCCTTTCCGGGGCTGTTCGCGGTCATAGCTGCCGCCGAGGTCGCGCGCGTCAATCTCGTGGTCGCGGTGCTGATCTGGCTGATGATCGTGCCCATGCTGCTCAAGATCGATTTCGGTGCACTGGGATCGGTCAGGCAGCACTGGAAAGGTGTCGGCGTCACGCTCTTTATCAACTGGGCGGTCAAGCCATTCTCGATGACGCTGCTCGGCACATTCTTCCTTGGCTGGCTGTTCGCACCGCTGCTGCCCGCCGGCGAGATATCCTCCTATATCGCCGGGCTCATCATTCTTGCTGCCGCCCCCTGCACCGCCATGGTCTTCGTCTGGTCCAACCTGTGCGAGGGCGAACCCAATTATACGCTGAGCCAGGTGGCGCTCAACGATCTCATCATGGTCTTCGCCTTCGCGCCGATTGTCGGGCTGTTGCTGGGCGTCGCCTCGATCGCCGTGCCCTGGGAGACATTGCTGCTTTCGGTCGTGCTCTACATCGTCGTGCCCGTGATCATCGCCCAGATCATCCGTCGCAGCGTGCTCGCGCATGGTGGCAGGCCGGCGCTCGAGCGGCTGCTGGCCGCGCTCGGCCCCGTGTCGCTGATCGCTCTGCTCACCACCCTCGTGCTGCTGTTCGGCTTTCAGGGCGAGGCGATCATTGCACGTCCGCTGGTGATCGCGCTGATCGCGGTGCCGATCCTGTTTCAGGTCTATCTCAACGCCGGGCTTGCCTATTGGCTGAGCCGCCGGTTCGGTGTTGCCTGGTGCGTGGCTGCTCCCGCGGCGCTCATCGGGGCCTCCAACTTCTTCGAGTTGGCGGTTGCTGCCGCGATCAGCCTGTTCGGCCTGAATTCGGGCGCCGCGCTTGCAACCGTGGTCGGCGTGCTGGTTGAGGTGCCCGTGATGCTCTCCGTCGTTGCGATCGTGAAGCGGACCCGTCCTTGGTACGAACACGGCGCCGTCGCATGA
- the arsN2 gene encoding arsenic resistance N-acetyltransferase ArsN2, protein MSLRAYRIDQAALGELASALAAEGLPVSDLGEPGRIFFRFEDGALAGYGGIESTGPERLLRSLVVVPGRRGAGLGSAMLAALEREAVELGVERLHLLTTTAAQFFRAHGYTDTARTNAPAPIAASAEFTSLCPASATYLTKNLDSD, encoded by the coding sequence ATGAGCTTGCGTGCATACCGCATCGATCAGGCCGCGCTGGGGGAATTGGCCTCCGCGCTGGCGGCCGAAGGCCTGCCAGTCTCCGATCTCGGGGAGCCGGGCCGGATATTCTTCCGCTTCGAGGACGGCGCGCTCGCCGGCTATGGCGGGATCGAGAGCACCGGGCCCGAGCGATTGCTCCGCTCACTCGTTGTCGTCCCCGGGCGGCGCGGTGCGGGGCTGGGATCCGCGATGCTCGCCGCGTTGGAGCGGGAAGCAGTGGAACTTGGCGTTGAGCGGCTGCATCTGCTGACCACCACCGCCGCACAGTTTTTTCGCGCTCACGGTTACACCGATACCGCGCGCACCAATGCGCCGGCCCCGATCGCAGCCTCGGCCGAATTCACCTCGCTTTGCCCCGCAAGCGCAACCTATCTCACGAAAAATCTGGATTCCGATTGA
- the arsH gene encoding arsenical resistance protein ArsH, with protein sequence MPLRTLPDANSLPNLEENFAHRRPALGLGALDPAPRILLLYGSLRERSFSRLAVEEAARILQYFGAETRIFDPSTLPLPDQVEGDDHPAVHELREHAFWSEGMVWCSPERHGQITGIMKAQIDHLPLEMKGMRPTQGRTLAVMQVSGGSQSFNAVNTLRLLGRWMRMFTIPNQSSVAMAWKEFDEADRMKPSSYYERIVDVMEELVRFTVLLRPHAAQLVDRYSERKASGVPVDPAADLSAIAISR encoded by the coding sequence ATGCCCCTTCGTACGCTTCCCGACGCCAACAGCCTTCCCAATCTCGAGGAAAACTTCGCGCACCGGCGACCGGCTCTCGGACTGGGGGCGCTCGATCCAGCGCCCCGTATTCTGCTGCTCTACGGCAGCCTGCGTGAGCGATCCTTCTCGCGGCTCGCAGTCGAAGAAGCGGCGCGCATTCTGCAATATTTCGGCGCCGAGACGCGCATCTTCGATCCGTCAACGCTGCCGTTGCCTGACCAGGTGGAGGGCGACGATCACCCGGCAGTCCATGAGTTGCGCGAGCATGCTTTCTGGTCCGAGGGCATGGTCTGGTGCAGTCCCGAGCGCCACGGCCAGATCACCGGCATCATGAAGGCGCAGATCGATCATCTGCCACTGGAGATGAAAGGCATGCGTCCGACCCAGGGGCGTACCTTGGCAGTCATGCAGGTCTCGGGCGGATCGCAGTCGTTCAATGCCGTCAACACGCTACGTCTGCTGGGCCGCTGGATGCGGATGTTCACGATCCCCAACCAGTCGTCGGTTGCGATGGCCTGGAAGGAGTTTGACGAAGCGGACCGCATGAAGCCGTCGAGCTATTATGAGCGGATCGTCGATGTCATGGAGGAGTTGGTTCGCTTCACTGTGCTCCTGCGACCCCACGCCGCGCAGCTCGTCGATCGCTATTCCGAACGCAAAGCGTCGGGCGTGCCGGTCGATCCGGCCGCCGATCTTTCGGCGATCGCGATTTCGCGCTGA
- a CDS encoding cation transporter — protein MENSSTLRRAVLIVGLLNLAYFGVEFAVALAIGSVSLFADSIDFLEDASVNFLIVAALGWSLQARGRVGMALAIILLVPGLATLWTAWDKFQTPMPPAPIPLSLAGIGALVVNLGCAFLLARHRHSSGSLTRAAFLSARNDAYANVAIVAAGLATAYTLSAWPDLIVGLGIAIMNADAAREVWAAAREEHRAAAS, from the coding sequence ATGGAGAATAGCAGTACTCTGAGAAGGGCGGTCCTCATCGTGGGGTTGCTCAATCTCGCCTATTTCGGCGTAGAGTTTGCCGTTGCCCTCGCCATCGGATCGGTATCGCTGTTCGCCGACAGCATCGATTTTCTCGAGGACGCCTCGGTCAACTTCCTGATCGTAGCGGCGCTGGGCTGGTCGCTCCAGGCACGGGGGCGCGTCGGCATGGCGCTGGCCATCATATTGCTCGTTCCGGGCCTCGCAACGCTCTGGACGGCATGGGACAAGTTTCAAACGCCAATGCCACCTGCGCCCATTCCGCTCTCGCTGGCGGGCATTGGCGCGCTCGTCGTCAATCTCGGTTGCGCGTTCCTGCTCGCGCGCCACAGGCATAGCAGCGGTAGCCTGACGCGTGCGGCATTCCTGTCCGCGCGCAACGATGCTTATGCAAATGTCGCGATCGTGGCAGCGGGGTTGGCGACGGCCTATACGCTATCCGCCTGGCCCGATCTGATTGTCGGTCTTGGCATCGCGATCATGAACGCCGACGCTGCCCGTGAGGTCTGGGCAGCGGCACGCGAAGAGCACCGGGCCGCTGCGAGCTGA
- a CDS encoding copper-binding protein — protein MKPLTLTVMLGATALLAACGEKAETNVAANAGATAEATGNVSGDMGNMAMSGDTAARTAKGTGTIIEIDKAAGTVTLDHGPIPEANWPAMTMPFAVKPELLDGLKGGDKVAFDLAIKDGGGAITAIKKQ, from the coding sequence ATGAAACCTCTCACCCTCACTGTCATGCTTGGGGCTACGGCCCTGCTCGCCGCCTGTGGCGAGAAGGCCGAGACCAATGTCGCTGCGAACGCTGGCGCCACGGCGGAAGCTACCGGCAATGTGTCCGGCGACATGGGCAACATGGCGATGTCCGGCGACACTGCCGCAAGGACAGCGAAAGGCACCGGCACGATCATCGAGATCGACAAGGCGGCTGGCACCGTCACGCTCGATCACGGCCCGATCCCCGAGGCCAACTGGCCCGCGATGACCATGCCCTTCGCGGTCAAGCCCGAACTGCTCGACGGACTCAAGGGTGGCGACAAGGTCGCATTCGATCTTGCAATCAAGGATGGCGGCGGCGCGATCACCGCGATCAAGAAGCAATAG